A window of Fragaria vesca subsp. vesca linkage group LG7, FraVesHawaii_1.0, whole genome shotgun sequence contains these coding sequences:
- the LOC101311627 gene encoding uncharacterized protein LOC101311627, whose translation MNEGIELVAILSKLSMCNIHIWGNCFNCIEPNCAEQLGELDRSLRRLLELLELEQRRNVTELLCLARHAKDKQDDLEKKQDELEKKVDVILRGQQEIHAMLMEQQDVIRRIVSNSEQQAPLSSEGGAANPALGRLGVVFRQLFDAVAQVTVENMMFKRLLKTFKSTLYCIQPLIEEITEHSRVLHLPNQEAEKLILQIENGVEYVLKCSKVGKHANYKKYKHTNKILDLNESFQKLFIELKGQVERNVKEAIDSADKIEMAIRKIEAELDLCDVQLPEHPSPAIGIDIHNMQGLRDVSETLLDSTSVEDEGLQRTEDNRAVQSQINIQGSFDVPPQVPSHADVLHVLKMQRCGRIACTEDRLPYASPTPSSYSSCFTPSESKSSASFADSVFSYASGAGSERRRVSRYSQEVYANLNESRKERQAGSVKFTMDEIYRATKNFSPSVRIGQGGFGTVYKGRLEDGTLVAIKRAKKGENNEHLVEEFQSEIQMLSQVEHMNLVKFYGYVEYEDEKVVVLEYVPNGNLRQHLDCMQGNILDLAARIDIAIDVAHAVTYLHMYTDHPIIHRDIKSSHILLTEKLRAKVADFGLARLGADSDSGATLVSTPVKGTAGYLDPEYIRTYQFTDKSDVYSFGVLLVELVTGRRPLEPKREFTERITAKWAMKKFSDGDALLIMDPRLEKNAANNLAIENILELSLQCLAQRGQHRPSMKRCAEILWSIRKDYKEISAPEFCSSTAFSQRSSSTRED comes from the exons ATGAATGAGGGAATAGAGCTTGTGGCCATCTTATCCAAGCTTAGCATGTGCAACATCCACATTTGGGGCAATTGCTTTAACTGCATAGAGCCTAATTGCGCAGAACAACTCGGTGAATTGGATAGGTCTCTCAGGAGGCTATTAGAATTACTAGAGTTGGAGCAAAGGAGGAATGTGACAGAGCTCTTATGTTTGGCAAGACACGCCAAAGACAAACAAGATGATTTGGAGAAAAAGCAAGATGAATTAGAGAAAAAAGTAGATGTTATATTGAGGGGGCAGCAGGAAATCCATGCCATGCTGATGGAGCAGCAGGATGTAATAAGGAGAATTGTTTCGAATAGTGAGCAACAAGCCCCATTATCAAGTGAAGGAGGGGCTGCTAATCCTGCTCTAGGACGACTAGGAGTAGTATTCCGGCAGTTATTTGATGCCGTTGCACAAGTGACAGTCGAGAACATGATGTTTAAACGGCTGCTCAAAACATTCAAATCCACGCTCTACTGCATACAGCCTCTAATAGAAGAGATAACAGAACATAGTAGGGTCCTGCATCTTCCAAACCAAGAAGCAGAAAAGCTTATTCTACAAATAGAGAATGGTGTAGAGTATGTTCTCAAATGCTCCAAAGTTGGCAAGCATGCCAACTACAAGAAGTACAAACACACCAACAAAATTCTTGATCTAAATGAATCATTTCAGAAGCTCTTCATTGAACTCAAAGGACAGGTAGAAAGGAACGTGAAGGAGGCCATAGACTCTGCAGATAAAATAGAGATGGCGATCAGGAAAATTGAAGCTGAATTAGATTTATGTGACGTCCAACTGCCTGAACATCCTTCACCTGCAATTGGAATTGATATACATAATATGCAGGGATTAAGAGATGTATCTGAGACTTTGTTGGACTCAACAAGTGTTGAAGATGAGGGGTTGCAGCGAACTGAAGACAATAGGGCAGTACAAAGTCAAATCAACATCCAAGGTTCATTTGACGTGCCCCCTCAAGTCCCTTCACATGCGGACGTATTGCATGTACTGAAGATGCAGCGATGCGGACGTATTGCATGTACTGAAGACCGCCTCCCCTATGCATCGCCTACCCCCTCATCCTACTCCAGCTGCTTCACCCCTTCTGAGTCGAAGAGCTCCGCCAGCTTCGCCGACTCCG TGTTTTCCTATGCGTCCGGAGCTGGGAGTGAGAGGAGACGCGTGTCTCGTTACAGCCAGGAAGTTTATGCCAACTTGAATGAGTCGAGAAAAGAGAGACAGGCTGGGAGTGTGAAGTTCACCATGGATGAAATCTATAGGGCCACTAAGAACTTCTCTCCCTCGGTCAGGATCGGACAAGGCGGCTTTGGGACGGTATACAAGGGGAGGCTTGAAGATGGGACCTTAGTTGCTATTAAGCGTGCCAAAAAG GGTGAAAATAACGAGCATTTGGTTGAGGAGTTCCAGAGCGAGATTCAAATGCTGTCGCAGGTGGAGCATATGAACCTGGTCAAGTTTTATGGGTACGTGGAGTATGAAGATGAGAAAGTGGTGGTTCTGGAGTATGTTCCTAATGGAAACCTTAGACAACATTTGGATT GCATGCAAGGCAACATTCTTGACCTTGCGGCGCGGATTGACATTGCAATCGATGTGGCTCATGCTGTCACCTATCTTCATATGTACACAG ATCATCCAATAATCCATAGGGACATAAAGTCTTCCCACATTCTCCTGACAGAGAAGTTAAGAGCAAAAGTAGCTGACTTTGGTTTAGCTAGGCTTGGAGCTGATAGTGATTCGGGTGCCACTCTTGTGTCTACTCCAGTTAAAGGAACCGCTGGCTACCTGGACCCCGAGTACATCAGAACCTATCAATTTACAGATAAGAGTGATGTTTACTCATTTGGTGTCTTACTAGTTGAACTGGTTACAGGCAGGCGTCCACTTGAACCAAAACGGGAATTCACGGAACGGATAACTGCAAAATGG GCAATGAAGAAGTTCAGTGATGGAGACGCTCTTCTAATTATGGATCCCAGGCTGGAAAAGAATGCAGCCAACAATTTAGCCATTGAAAACATTCTTGAACTATCCTTGCAATGCTTGGCTCAACGTGGACAGCACCGGCCTAGCATGAAGAGGTGCGCGGAGATCCTCTGGAGCATCCGTAAGGACTATAAAGAGATATCAGCTCCAGAGTTCTGTTCATCTACGGCCTTTTCTCAAAGGAGCTCTTCAACAAGAGAAGATTAA